In the genome of Myxococcales bacterium, one region contains:
- a CDS encoding ankyrin repeat domain-containing protein: protein MTTPRESSEWSSVTAADGFAAHEAVQRHALADHAKASDWDRVLRELDARPDLVNSWRPGGQAWFTPLHHAARAGAPLDVVGRLMALGAWRTLRTRTGERPLEIALRHHHAHLVGPLEPTLIRAVPADALATLEAHFHAIIRERAADLVEQQALRLPALDVLLELAEPRMWCPVPGMYGGFSFWLERCGSDPVMITESWSRVVDGSGQRHEVTRAGVRVIAEGFV from the coding sequence GTGACGACGCCTCGTGAGAGCTCCGAGTGGTCGAGCGTCACTGCTGCTGACGGCTTCGCCGCCCACGAAGCCGTACAGCGCCACGCGCTCGCGGACCACGCGAAGGCATCCGACTGGGATAGGGTGTTGCGTGAGCTCGACGCGCGCCCCGACCTCGTGAACTCGTGGCGCCCAGGCGGGCAGGCGTGGTTCACGCCGCTCCATCACGCCGCCCGCGCCGGCGCGCCGCTCGACGTGGTCGGGCGACTGATGGCCCTCGGCGCGTGGCGAACGCTGCGGACTCGGACTGGGGAGCGACCACTGGAGATCGCTTTACGTCACCACCACGCGCACCTCGTTGGGCCGCTCGAGCCAACCTTGATCCGCGCAGTGCCTGCTGACGCGCTCGCGACGTTGGAGGCACACTTCCACGCAATCATCCGCGAGCGCGCCGCCGACCTCGTGGAACAGCAGGCCTTGCGCTTGCCCGCGCTCGACGTCTTGCTCGAGCTCGCCGAGCCGCGAATGTGGTGTCCAGTCCCCGGCATGTACGGGGGCTTCAGCTTCTGGCTGGAGCGCTGCGGCAGCGACCCAGTGATGATCACGGAGAGCTGGTCTCGGGTGGTGGATGGCTCGGGCCAGCGGCACGAGGTTACGCGCGCCGGCGTTCGCGTGATCGCCGAGGGCTTCGTGTAG
- a CDS encoding MYXO-CTERM sorting domain-containing protein, which yields MRKLTGAAALFSVLGILSCSAADDPTPDGLGESTGETTELLTGPCSAASVGQPCDPDGAAGPLLECGGICLANTSGLPACVALTTVGLKTLDGAACGTFSGIGSGPCANSCLNGACIAVAAKAGAACRPGNSINTNTCSGQCNGSGTCTAVVNACAYGRSGCKVNTCIVTSNGAGCQAVNLLNTTTCSDGNACTLTDTCDGAGTCTSATKKSCDDSNVCTTDTCNPNTGACLGQPNTNPCDDKNACTTGDTCASGACQPGKTPTDCDDKNACTADSCNPATGCAHVAKSCNDNNACTTDGCNPATGACTNTAVSCDDNDPCTTDACGATTGCTHTPITGCGDAGSGGSGGATGGTGGATGGSGGATGGSGGATGGTGGATGGSGGSATGGAAGSGGSATGGAAGSGGSATGGAAGSASGGAAGSATGGAAGSASGGAAGSAAGGAAGSSTGGSSTGGSSTGGKDGGVGGGKDGGTGNSSDDSGGCGCRVPTQSAPSSSWWLLAGLGALFARRRRG from the coding sequence ATGCGTAAGCTCACTGGCGCTGCGGCGCTGTTCAGCGTTCTTGGGATCCTGTCTTGTTCGGCTGCCGATGACCCGACCCCCGACGGTCTGGGTGAGTCCACCGGAGAAACCACGGAGCTTCTGACCGGGCCGTGCAGCGCTGCGAGTGTGGGACAACCGTGCGACCCTGATGGTGCCGCCGGCCCGCTGCTCGAGTGCGGGGGCATCTGTCTGGCCAACACCAGCGGCCTTCCAGCTTGTGTTGCGTTGACGACCGTCGGGCTGAAGACGCTCGACGGGGCCGCGTGCGGCACGTTCTCCGGAATAGGCAGCGGGCCCTGCGCCAACTCGTGCCTCAACGGTGCATGCATCGCGGTGGCTGCAAAAGCGGGCGCTGCCTGTCGGCCCGGTAACTCCATCAACACGAACACTTGCAGCGGACAGTGCAATGGTTCCGGGACCTGCACTGCGGTTGTCAATGCCTGTGCCTACGGCCGATCCGGTTGCAAGGTCAACACCTGCATCGTCACCTCGAATGGAGCGGGTTGCCAGGCTGTCAACCTGCTGAACACCACCACTTGCTCTGACGGCAATGCGTGCACGCTCACCGACACCTGCGACGGAGCCGGCACCTGCACGTCGGCCACCAAGAAGAGCTGCGACGACAGCAACGTGTGCACGACCGACACGTGCAACCCGAACACTGGCGCTTGCCTCGGACAGCCCAACACCAACCCGTGTGACGACAAGAACGCCTGCACCACCGGGGACACCTGCGCGAGCGGCGCCTGCCAGCCGGGCAAGACCCCGACGGATTGCGACGACAAGAACGCTTGCACAGCCGACAGCTGTAACCCCGCGACCGGCTGCGCTCACGTCGCCAAGAGCTGTAACGACAACAATGCTTGTACGACGGATGGATGCAATCCGGCCACCGGGGCGTGCACGAACACGGCAGTGAGCTGCGACGACAACGATCCTTGTACTACCGACGCCTGCGGCGCGACGACGGGCTGCACCCATACACCCATCACCGGTTGCGGGGATGCCGGGAGCGGCGGCAGCGGCGGCGCGACGGGTGGCACGGGCGGCGCAACCGGCGGCAGCGGCGGCGCAACCGGTGGCAGCGGCGGCGCGACGGGCGGCACGGGCGGCGCAACCGGCGGCAGCGGCGGCAGTGCAACCGGTGGTGCGGCGGGCAGCGGCGGCAGCGCAACCGGTGGTGCGGCAGGCAGCGGCGGCAGTGCAACCGGCGGAGCCGCAGGCAGCGCGTCCGGCGGTGCAGCGGGCAGCGCAACCGGCGGCGCTGCGGGTAGTGCCAGCGGCGGCGCGGCCGGCAGTGCGGCGGGCGGAGCGGCAGGCAGCTCGACGGGCGGCAGCTCGACGGGCGGCAGCTCGACCGGTGGCAAGGACGGCGGTGTCGGCGGTGGTAAGGACGGCGGCACCGGCAACTCCAGTGACGACAGCGGGGGTTGCGGGTGTCGTGTTCCGACCCAGAGCGCCCCGTCCTCGAGCTGGTGGCTGCTCGCAGGACTCGGCGCGCTCTTCGCGCGTCGCCGCCGGGGTTAG
- a CDS encoding GMC family oxidoreductase — MTLSLPLVQETSTRPRRQPEPTTTAGVIARDAFGVRHAETARALMEAVIPGGPTLPKGDAAAADRLARMLGSFDGRSLRHYTKLLGLLDGFAMARHGRRFSALDPERRGALIWSLHSGGDPVRRALFLALTYPVKIAYFDDLGVHQSLGCVWEKPVAAERPPTWMQQVTAARDLPPGETLECDVVVVGTGAGGAVVAKELAEQGVAVLLVEEGDYHQRQDFTRRSMPATQQLYRDAGLTGVIGNAVIPVPLGKSVGGSTTINSGTCFRVPDWILENWRKDLGLLELTAEHLAPYYEKVERTLEVGASSKSARGPVSDVIGEGCDKLGWSHFPVRRNAPDCDGQGVCQWGCPTDAKRSMNVSYVPLALKRGAQLVTGLKVTEVLMERGRAVGVRGRALPDGRRVDVRARAVILACGALLTPVLLLKNGLANHSGQVGRNLSVHPATSVTALFDRPIRGYNHVPQGHGVDQFHREGILMLGASAPLDMGSTLFPFVGRRYVDLMEKYENVASFGVMVEDGPNGRVTLGPGKRPVTLYHLGKHERRLLAKGSAAIARIFRAAGATTCYTEIHGHDQLSSDADIERLERATPAGHDMTMVGFHPLGSCRMGKSASSSVVDTSYETHDVPGLYIVDGSVVPTSLAVNPQLTIMALATRAGELIAKRL; from the coding sequence ATGACGCTCTCACTACCACTGGTGCAAGAGACCTCGACCCGCCCGAGACGCCAGCCGGAGCCGACGACCACGGCGGGAGTCATCGCTCGCGACGCGTTCGGGGTGCGTCACGCCGAGACCGCGCGTGCTCTGATGGAGGCCGTCATCCCCGGGGGGCCCACGCTGCCGAAGGGAGACGCCGCCGCGGCCGATCGCCTCGCGCGCATGCTTGGTTCCTTCGACGGCCGTTCGCTGCGCCACTACACGAAGTTGCTCGGCCTGCTCGACGGCTTCGCCATGGCGAGACATGGACGACGTTTCTCCGCGCTCGACCCGGAGCGGCGCGGTGCGCTGATCTGGTCGCTCCACTCGGGTGGAGATCCGGTGCGACGCGCGTTGTTCCTCGCCCTCACCTATCCGGTCAAGATCGCCTACTTCGACGATCTGGGGGTGCACCAGAGCCTGGGGTGTGTCTGGGAGAAGCCGGTTGCGGCGGAGAGACCCCCTACGTGGATGCAGCAAGTGACCGCCGCGCGCGATCTTCCGCCCGGCGAGACGCTCGAGTGTGATGTCGTGGTCGTCGGCACCGGGGCCGGCGGCGCGGTGGTGGCGAAGGAGCTCGCCGAACAAGGCGTCGCGGTGCTGTTGGTCGAAGAGGGCGACTACCATCAGCGGCAAGACTTCACGCGCCGCTCGATGCCCGCTACGCAGCAGCTGTATCGAGACGCCGGGTTGACCGGCGTGATCGGCAACGCCGTGATCCCAGTTCCTCTGGGCAAATCAGTCGGCGGATCGACCACCATCAACTCCGGGACCTGTTTCCGAGTTCCGGACTGGATCCTGGAGAACTGGCGCAAAGATCTGGGTTTGCTCGAGCTGACCGCGGAGCACCTGGCGCCGTACTACGAGAAGGTCGAGCGCACACTCGAGGTTGGTGCGTCGAGCAAGTCGGCGCGCGGCCCGGTCAGCGACGTGATCGGCGAGGGCTGCGACAAACTCGGCTGGAGTCACTTTCCGGTCCGCCGCAACGCACCGGACTGCGATGGCCAGGGGGTGTGTCAGTGGGGCTGCCCGACGGACGCCAAGCGAAGCATGAACGTGTCGTACGTGCCGCTCGCGCTGAAGCGTGGCGCGCAGCTCGTGACCGGGCTCAAGGTCACCGAGGTGCTGATGGAGCGAGGGCGTGCCGTGGGAGTGAGGGGCCGGGCGCTCCCAGATGGACGCCGAGTCGACGTGCGCGCTCGGGCGGTCATCCTCGCCTGCGGTGCGCTGCTGACGCCGGTGTTACTGCTGAAGAACGGGCTCGCCAATCACAGCGGCCAAGTGGGCAGAAACCTGTCGGTGCACCCGGCAACGAGTGTCACCGCGCTCTTCGACCGACCGATCCGCGGTTACAACCACGTGCCGCAGGGACACGGCGTGGATCAGTTCCATCGCGAAGGCATCCTGATGCTCGGCGCGAGTGCGCCGCTCGACATGGGCTCGACGTTGTTCCCGTTCGTTGGAAGACGCTACGTGGACCTGATGGAGAAGTACGAAAACGTGGCGTCCTTCGGCGTGATGGTCGAGGACGGCCCCAACGGCCGTGTCACGCTCGGACCGGGAAAACGACCCGTGACGCTGTATCACCTCGGCAAGCACGAGCGGCGTTTGTTGGCCAAGGGCAGCGCGGCTATCGCCAGGATCTTCCGCGCCGCGGGCGCTACGACCTGTTACACGGAAATCCACGGCCATGACCAGCTCTCGTCCGACGCAGACATCGAGCGCCTCGAGCGAGCCACGCCCGCGGGCCACGACATGACCATGGTCGGCTTTCATCCCCTCGGCAGCTGCCGCATGGGCAAGAGTGCGTCCTCGAGCGTGGTCGACACGTCCTACGAGACCCACGACGTTCCTGGGCTCTACATCGTCGATGGCAGTGTGGTGCCGACGTCGCTCGCGGTGAATCCTCAGCTGACCATCATGGCGCTCGCGACCCGCGCGGGCGAGTTGATCGCCAAGCGGTTGTAA
- a CDS encoding FadR family transcriptional regulator yields MSAENTENEVEPLERQSLVDRLTARLGEAILAGRYGRGATLPPERDLAKSLQVNRTSLKHALQRLEQLGFITTRHGIGSVVLDPTETAGARLLSYLVFRASGIDTTVLADLIEARTLLGAFLTRLAAERRADADVKHLGEVLRELAEVGDEPDEVQRLELVFFRQIMRATKNQIFVTLAGSMFAVYLGRAHVFREAFTDRVAVSRALEAVLAAIESKDGEAAERTAGDYLKKNGKALLEAARRNA; encoded by the coding sequence ATGTCAGCGGAAAACACCGAAAACGAGGTCGAGCCTCTCGAACGACAGAGCCTGGTGGACCGCCTGACAGCGCGCCTGGGTGAGGCAATCCTGGCTGGGCGCTACGGACGAGGCGCCACGCTGCCCCCCGAACGTGACCTAGCCAAATCACTCCAGGTCAACCGCACCAGCCTGAAGCACGCGCTCCAGCGCCTCGAGCAGCTCGGGTTCATCACGACCCGTCACGGCATCGGCTCGGTGGTCCTCGATCCAACGGAGACCGCGGGCGCTCGTCTGCTCTCGTACCTGGTGTTTCGAGCATCGGGCATCGACACGACCGTGCTCGCGGATCTGATCGAGGCGCGTACGTTGCTCGGAGCGTTCTTGACTCGGCTCGCGGCCGAGCGCCGGGCGGACGCCGATGTGAAACACCTCGGCGAAGTGCTGCGAGAGCTCGCCGAAGTCGGCGACGAGCCCGACGAGGTGCAGCGGCTAGAGCTGGTCTTCTTTCGTCAGATCATGCGCGCAACCAAGAACCAGATCTTCGTCACCCTGGCGGGCTCGATGTTCGCGGTCTACCTCGGCCGCGCGCATGTCTTCCGGGAGGCCTTCACGGATCGCGTCGCAGTGAGCCGCGCGCTGGAGGCAGTGCTCGCGGCGATCGAGTCCAAAGACGGCGAAGCGGCGGAGAGAACTGCCGGGGACTACCTGAAGAAGAATGGCAAGGCGCTGCTCGAAGCAGCACGACGCAACGCTTGA
- a CDS encoding GNAT family N-acetyltransferase, whose amino-acid sequence MDLNLLAHCLETRRLALRRFELCDAPALLELIETNRQHLERWLRWPVPLTTRAAVEAWLQRLQGPAKNLPLGMAVTLSATGELIGAAGLRLDREQPDSMLELSYFLSESALGHGYVSEAVECLTRHALEDLAAEDVQIRVDPLNERSVAVCLRCGYSLRSTLAADASGREQAVYGFR is encoded by the coding sequence GTGGACCTGAATCTCCTTGCTCACTGTCTCGAGACCCGGCGCTTGGCGCTCCGTCGTTTCGAGCTCTGCGATGCCCCGGCGCTGCTCGAGCTCATCGAGACGAACCGGCAGCACCTGGAGCGTTGGCTCAGATGGCCCGTTCCGTTGACGACCCGGGCGGCGGTCGAGGCCTGGCTCCAGCGGCTCCAGGGGCCAGCCAAGAACTTGCCGCTCGGGATGGCAGTCACACTTTCGGCGACCGGAGAGCTGATCGGTGCGGCGGGTCTGCGTCTGGATCGCGAGCAGCCGGACTCGATGTTGGAGCTCTCCTACTTCTTGTCCGAGTCAGCGCTCGGGCACGGGTACGTGTCCGAGGCCGTGGAGTGTTTGACGCGCCATGCACTCGAGGATCTCGCGGCCGAAGATGTGCAGATCCGCGTGGACCCGTTGAACGAGCGGAGTGTGGCGGTGTGCCTGCGTTGTGGGTACTCACTGCGCTCGACGCTGGCCGCGGATGCTTCCGGCCGCGAGCAGGCCGTGTACGGATTTCGCTAG
- a CDS encoding MgtC/SapB family protein — MLPAASRPCTDFASSACLGGGLSAKLGRRSGAVRCGTTSVQFVPVDSEFWLAQAIALVCGGLVGLERQLKGKPAGMRTSMLICAGTCLFVRIGAELGATAGSNTDTARVVGQVVTGVGFLGAGVILNRDGLVKGMTSAAVVWILAAIGSLVGTGRGGEAIAATLLTLGVLVGVNRLEGAYRSLRTGVHADDPSEEPMSGLPPPVRARREDG, encoded by the coding sequence ATGCTTCCGGCCGCGAGCAGGCCGTGTACGGATTTCGCTAGCTCTGCCTGCCTCGGCGGCGGACTCAGCGCGAAACTTGGCCGCCGCTCGGGCGCGGTGAGATGTGGGACGACGAGCGTGCAGTTCGTACCCGTCGATAGCGAATTCTGGTTGGCGCAAGCCATCGCTCTCGTGTGCGGCGGGTTGGTGGGTCTGGAGCGGCAACTCAAGGGCAAACCCGCCGGCATGCGTACGAGCATGCTGATTTGCGCCGGCACCTGCCTGTTCGTGCGCATCGGCGCCGAGCTCGGCGCGACCGCCGGGTCGAACACGGACACCGCTCGCGTCGTGGGGCAGGTCGTCACCGGAGTTGGTTTCCTCGGCGCGGGCGTGATCCTGAACCGCGATGGTCTTGTGAAGGGCATGACCAGCGCGGCGGTGGTCTGGATCCTGGCGGCCATTGGCAGTCTGGTCGGTACCGGTCGCGGCGGAGAGGCGATCGCGGCGACGCTGCTGACGCTGGGCGTCCTGGTCGGCGTCAATCGCCTCGAGGGGGCGTATCGCAGCTTGCGCACTGGCGTGCACGCCGACGACCCGAGCGAGGAGCCCATGAGCGGACTGCCGCCCCCGGTGCGGGCGCGTCGAGAGGACGGCTGA
- a CDS encoding 2-isopropylmalate synthase yields the protein MGSNGQSNVPYDWNRARSIIKLMHAGVTFQDETLRDGIQNPSVIDPKIEDKVELIHLMDELGIHLVNVGLPAASLRNFSDSEIACREIVSSKLAIAPVMAARTVVSDIVPIAEIQQKVGIPVVAYAFIGTSEIRKLAENWDLESIVKKSTDAIAFAVREGVDVAYVTEDTTRARPETLRTIWKSALETGAKRLCLADTVGHATRDGVRNLVVFTRALIDETGIDGVGLDWHGHNDRGLALDNALWALEYGIDRIHGCALGIGERTGNTPMELLLLNLWLQGELDLPDPAALDRYCEVAARACKWSGRRLSSDREATEWGSLVPFP from the coding sequence ATGGGCTCGAACGGCCAGAGCAACGTTCCGTACGACTGGAACCGCGCGCGCAGCATCATCAAGCTGATGCACGCGGGTGTGACGTTTCAGGACGAGACGCTGCGCGACGGGATCCAGAATCCGTCCGTCATCGACCCGAAGATCGAGGACAAGGTCGAGCTCATTCACTTGATGGATGAGCTCGGCATTCACCTGGTGAACGTCGGCTTGCCGGCAGCGTCGCTCCGAAATTTTTCGGATTCGGAGATCGCGTGCCGCGAGATCGTCTCGAGCAAGCTCGCCATCGCGCCCGTGATGGCGGCTCGCACCGTCGTCTCCGACATCGTGCCGATCGCGGAGATCCAGCAGAAGGTCGGCATCCCAGTCGTGGCCTACGCTTTCATCGGCACGAGTGAGATCCGGAAGCTGGCCGAGAACTGGGATCTCGAGTCCATCGTGAAAAAGAGCACCGACGCCATCGCGTTTGCGGTGAGGGAGGGCGTCGATGTCGCGTACGTGACCGAGGACACGACCCGCGCTCGGCCGGAGACGCTGCGGACGATCTGGAAGAGCGCGCTCGAGACCGGCGCCAAGCGGCTGTGTCTGGCCGACACGGTGGGTCACGCCACGCGTGACGGCGTGCGCAATCTGGTGGTCTTCACCCGCGCGCTGATCGACGAGACGGGCATCGACGGTGTCGGGCTCGACTGGCACGGCCACAACGATCGCGGGCTGGCCCTCGACAACGCGCTCTGGGCGCTCGAGTACGGCATCGACCGCATCCACGGCTGCGCCCTCGGCATCGGGGAGCGCACCGGCAACACACCCATGGAGCTGTTGCTCTTGAACCTGTGGCTGCAAGGTGAGCTCGACCTCCCCGATCCCGCCGCCCTCGACCGTTACTGCGAGGTCGCCGCGCGCGCCTGCAAGTGGTCGGGGCGTCGACTGTCGTCCGACCGGGAGGCGACGGAGTGGGGCAGTTTGGTGCCGTTTCCGTGA